A window from uncultured Desulfobacter sp. encodes these proteins:
- a CDS encoding ABC transporter permease subunit, with the protein MISGILSLSTLTFKEGVRDRAIIGIGLFAVVMISVTLVIIGFFMRELSKVAVDINLSAISLSALLLTFFLSINIMAKDIDKKTIYCVMSKPLSRSQYIWGKYIGLLMIILAAFAVLTLCTSLTLYIAKAQYGDWFKAFSWIEYFKAIYASFLMFAVLNAIIVFFSAITSSSFITLIFSSCIYIAGQSIEEVVIYLKSSAGKEAQISESVSRIIDIAKYALPNLSVFDLKVQAAHAITISMDYLVNITLYGSLYVAILMIGAALIFNRRELS; encoded by the coding sequence ATGATATCAGGAATTTTATCGTTATCCACCCTGACGTTCAAAGAGGGAGTCCGGGATCGGGCCATTATCGGGATCGGTCTTTTTGCTGTTGTAATGATTTCGGTAACCCTTGTGATTATCGGTTTTTTCATGCGGGAGTTAAGCAAGGTGGCGGTGGATATTAACCTGTCCGCCATATCGTTGTCCGCCCTATTGCTGACCTTTTTTCTATCCATCAATATCATGGCAAAGGATATCGATAAAAAAACCATCTACTGCGTGATGTCCAAGCCTCTTTCAAGATCCCAGTATATTTGGGGGAAGTATATAGGGCTTTTGATGATTATCCTGGCAGCGTTTGCTGTCTTGACCCTGTGTACCAGTCTGACATTATATATCGCCAAAGCGCAGTATGGAGATTGGTTTAAAGCATTTTCCTGGATTGAATACTTTAAAGCCATCTATGCCTCTTTTTTAATGTTCGCCGTGTTAAATGCAATAATCGTCTTTTTCTCCGCAATTACCAGCAGCTCATTTATCACCTTAATTTTCAGCAGCTGTATTTATATCGCCGGACAAAGTATTGAAGAGGTGGTGATTTATCTGAAAAGCAGTGCCGGAAAGGAAGCACAGATTTCGGAATCGGTGTCACGAATTATCGATATTGCAAAATATGCACTGCCGAATTTAAGCGTTTTCGACCTCAAGGTTCAGGCGGCCCATGCCATCACCATCTCTATGGATTATTTAGTCAATATTACGCTGTATGGCAGTCTTTATGTAGCGATTTTAATGATTGGCGCTGCATTGATTTTTAATCGAAGAGAGTTGTCGTGA
- a CDS encoding glycosyltransferase family 2 protein, with amino-acid sequence MTSSKAKIMAVVVTFNRITMLQETIWAIEQQTLPVSKIIIVDNASSDETEQFGISLLKIKTNILYYRLPENTGGAGGFNYGLKKAFEHGADYFWLMDDDVYAEKHALEYLFEAARKYSGTFYCSHVVGKDRMPMNLPDIDTRGGDNGYATWNQYLIQSVIKVRACTFVSVLITRDAVNKAGFPLKDMFIWGDDGEYTHRLSNLMSGYLVGKSIVEHRREIQKKISIFNETDRKRIELFFFFYRNNVYLARKYKTRAQLIVFITYGLIDAAKSLLNRNVKTMWIILKGIFSGFFFNPVIEYGKKD; translated from the coding sequence ATGACATCATCTAAAGCAAAAATCATGGCCGTTGTTGTCACCTTTAACAGGATAACAATGTTACAAGAAACCATTTGGGCAATCGAACAACAGACCTTGCCAGTCAGTAAAATTATTATTGTTGACAATGCAAGTTCAGACGAAACTGAACAATTTGGAATATCTCTGTTAAAAATAAAAACAAATATCCTATACTATCGGTTGCCGGAAAATACAGGGGGGGCTGGCGGTTTCAATTACGGCCTTAAGAAAGCATTCGAACACGGAGCAGATTATTTCTGGTTGATGGATGATGATGTATATGCGGAGAAACATGCACTTGAATATCTTTTTGAGGCTGCCAGAAAATATTCTGGAACATTTTACTGCAGCCATGTTGTAGGAAAGGATAGGATGCCCATGAACCTGCCGGATATAGATACCCGGGGCGGGGACAATGGGTATGCAACATGGAATCAATATTTAATTCAAAGCGTTATAAAAGTCAGGGCATGCACTTTTGTTTCCGTGCTCATCACAAGAGATGCTGTTAACAAAGCGGGCTTCCCTTTAAAGGACATGTTTATCTGGGGAGATGATGGAGAGTATACACACAGGCTTTCCAATTTAATGAGTGGATATCTGGTTGGCAAAAGCATTGTGGAGCACCGGCGTGAGATACAAAAAAAAATTAGTATTTTCAATGAAACTGATCGTAAAAGAATAGAGCTGTTTTTTTTCTTCTATCGCAATAATGTGTATCTTGCGAGAAAATATAAGACAAGGGCTCAATTAATTGTTTTTATCACCTATGGACTGATAGATGCAGCAAAAAGTCTTTTGAATCGTAATGTTAAAACCATGTGGATAATCCTGAAAGGTATCTTTAGCGGTTTTTTCTTTAACCCTGTTATTGAATATGGAAAAAAGGACTAA
- a CDS encoding tetratricopeptide repeat protein — MKPIRPSGNRAFLLALLVIMTVYLPTLNFGFLNFDDVDILNSIHDQFDSFQLEKLFLFSHTKQYYRPLLELICYMDYALWGQSISAWHITNYTLHLANATLVYLISKQWLLSDKNKTNFAAVSMLFFALNPMTCESVVWISGRSDLAGTFFALVAVSAYYLNSRVRYFLVPLSILAGMFCKENALAVIPIIILIDTVRQVKRRENLITILKNMLKWAILTTIPFLIYFFFRTNGFEHYFYESEQAKAVAMHPMPSKGPDSDLSSTKIFGVYSINDILFLFPVIAFYIKKLIIPFPLNFAIASINKTVYSVFFLFLCLINFISILYRKWTLPVFFLILILSFSPSLIVALDKVAWVPMAERYLYLSLAVMSIGTIAFIQWFSLVKKIPSPIIVTAVIILLSINTICTFHRQFDFNDDKSIWRATLKTNPENSMVLCLYGQYSAGKEKRRAFEKAVANPEPFKWRDKATLTLAEFKMAEGKYQEAIQLINKALKIKKNYDNYYRAATIIYLADIKDDSFESKRFDLALEYFQEAYKKRKTADAIYKIASSLKQLGKKAEARIKFNELIKRYPKSEYAKYAEKHLRFL, encoded by the coding sequence ATGAAACCAATAAGACCGTCAGGCAACCGGGCTTTTTTGCTTGCTTTATTGGTTATTATGACGGTCTACCTGCCGACGCTCAATTTTGGTTTTCTCAACTTCGACGATGTGGATATTCTAAACAGCATCCATGATCAGTTTGATTCTTTTCAGCTGGAAAAGCTATTTTTATTTTCTCATACAAAACAATACTACCGCCCGCTGTTAGAATTAATCTGCTATATGGACTACGCACTATGGGGACAATCGATTTCTGCGTGGCATATTACAAATTATACGCTTCACCTGGCAAACGCGACACTGGTCTATCTGATTTCAAAACAATGGCTGTTGTCAGATAAAAACAAAACAAATTTTGCGGCCGTTTCCATGCTATTCTTTGCGCTTAATCCGATGACCTGTGAATCGGTCGTGTGGATATCGGGCAGGTCTGATCTGGCAGGAACATTTTTTGCCTTGGTTGCAGTATCGGCATATTACCTGAATTCCAGGGTTAGATATTTTCTTGTGCCGCTAAGCATACTGGCCGGCATGTTTTGCAAGGAAAATGCCTTAGCGGTTATCCCGATCATCATATTGATTGATACTGTCAGACAGGTAAAACGTCGGGAGAATCTTATTACCATACTAAAAAATATGTTAAAATGGGCAATTTTAACAACAATCCCTTTTCTTATTTATTTTTTCTTTAGAACAAACGGTTTTGAACACTATTTTTACGAATCTGAACAAGCAAAAGCAGTTGCCATGCACCCCATGCCCTCAAAGGGGCCAGATTCGGATTTATCATCGACAAAGATATTCGGTGTATACAGTATTAACGACATTCTTTTTCTTTTTCCGGTGATTGCATTTTACATTAAAAAACTGATTATTCCTTTTCCGTTGAATTTTGCCATTGCCAGTATTAATAAGACTGTTTATTCGGTTTTCTTTCTGTTTTTATGCCTGATTAATTTTATTTCGATACTTTATCGGAAATGGACACTGCCTGTATTTTTTCTCATTTTAATTTTGTCTTTTTCTCCATCCTTAATAGTTGCGTTAGACAAAGTTGCCTGGGTGCCGATGGCCGAAAGATATCTTTACCTATCTTTGGCTGTAATGAGTATCGGAACGATTGCTTTCATTCAATGGTTCTCTCTGGTCAAAAAAATTCCTTCTCCCATAATAGTCACGGCAGTTATCATTTTACTATCGATTAACACTATTTGCACTTTTCACAGGCAATTTGACTTTAACGATGACAAATCAATATGGCGTGCCACATTAAAAACCAATCCGGAAAACAGCATGGTGCTGTGTCTGTATGGGCAATATTCAGCTGGCAAGGAGAAACGAAGGGCATTTGAAAAAGCGGTCGCCAATCCGGAACCATTTAAATGGCGGGACAAAGCAACGCTTACCCTCGCAGAATTTAAAATGGCGGAAGGTAAATATCAGGAGGCAATTCAATTAATTAATAAAGCTTTAAAAATCAAAAAAAATTATGACAATTACTATCGTGCAGCCACCATTATTTACCTTGCTGACATCAAAGATGACAGTTTTGAGTCAAAACGATTTGACCTTGCCCTGGAATATTTCCAAGAAGCCTACAAAAAAAGAAAAACTGCCGACGCTATTTATAAAATTGCTTCGAGTTTGAAACAATTAGGCAAGAAGGCTGAAGCAAGAATCAAATTTAACGAATTAATTAAAAGGTACCCCAAAAGCGAATACGCTAAGTATGCGGAAAAACATCTTCGGTTCTTATAA
- a CDS encoding ABC transporter ATP-binding protein, whose amino-acid sequence MIVLKNITKSYSSGFLRKKKTAVENLSLDIQAGEIFGIIGANGAGKSTIIKMILGFIRPDTGSLTIENKQPSDPQSRRNMGYLPENPYFYQNLTVLELLRFSATASGLPKLLSEKRINLLLKAVELYEVRKRRLKTYSKGMLQRAGICFALVHDPKVVVLDEPMSGLDPLGRKMVLDLILNLQKEGKTILFCSHILNDVERICDRVTIMDKGRLKNIYSKTALSKNTMEKLFLKEIRAEKP is encoded by the coding sequence ATGATTGTTTTAAAAAATATTACAAAATCATACAGTTCTGGTTTCCTAAGAAAAAAAAAAACGGCTGTTGAAAACCTTTCTTTAGATATTCAAGCAGGCGAAATTTTTGGAATCATCGGGGCTAACGGCGCCGGGAAAAGTACAATCATTAAAATGATCCTGGGGTTTATACGGCCTGACACGGGGTCTTTAACAATTGAAAATAAACAACCCTCAGATCCCCAGTCCCGCCGGAACATGGGATATCTCCCGGAAAATCCCTATTTTTATCAGAATTTGACAGTGCTTGAATTGTTGCGATTCAGTGCGACAGCTTCCGGCCTGCCAAAATTGCTTTCAGAAAAACGGATTAACCTCTTGCTTAAGGCAGTTGAGCTGTATGAGGTGAGAAAACGACGATTGAAGACTTATTCAAAGGGAATGCTCCAGCGAGCGGGGATCTGTTTTGCCCTGGTGCATGACCCCAAAGTGGTTGTATTGGACGAACCCATGTCAGGCTTGGACCCTCTGGGTAGAAAAATGGTCCTTGATCTGATACTAAATTTACAAAAAGAAGGGAAAACCATTTTATTCTGTTCACACATTTTAAATGATGTGGAAAGAATCTGTGACCGTGTCACAATCATGGATAAGGGCAGGTTAAAAAATATTTATTCGAAAACCGCCCTTAGCAAAAATACAATGGAGAAGTTGTTCCTTAAAGAAATCCGGGCTGAAAAACCATGA
- a CDS encoding glycosyltransferase family 2 protein, with translation MKKRRVAVLIVNWNKEQDTLNLLSDLDTVNNVCFDIFMVDNASTDNSVNAVKKKFPHVTLILNQKNLGGTGGFNKGLNRLSHKHYEYIWMLDNDARIRDSTLKSLLEVMNLNSDIGLAGSRIQDIDEPSVIVETGSNFRWDTIGVIPVNRNSKKNPTEIIDVDYVAVCSALVRTSALKKVGVMDERMFLCWDDMDWGLCFKQKGYRVVCVTESIVYHGSFTERDRGDVTNYYYGIRNALLTYSKHTPNHGRIKIFLSSLRFYLKLYFFFRVHKKKETAGLIQQAIFDFYHSNWGRFKSSQSHGRDSQINTLHTKTNSPEKILISLTGASLENSMELLHAIKQEYPQSKIHILISSDRKTYFESYTKIMINNRLSNRVGYLFRMLKKLYKLKYDIVVTTMPTPFIYAASMAIFFDTRKRTFSVQKTGFLRLYKIILSLFIGEFSALLLLPFVLKKSKQYKEGII, from the coding sequence ATGAAAAAAAGGAGGGTTGCCGTATTAATTGTCAACTGGAATAAAGAACAGGATACTTTAAACCTGTTATCCGACCTTGATACTGTCAATAATGTTTGTTTCGATATTTTTATGGTGGATAATGCTTCAACAGATAATTCTGTGAACGCAGTCAAAAAAAAATTCCCACATGTGACACTTATTCTCAATCAGAAAAATCTTGGTGGAACAGGGGGGTTTAATAAAGGATTGAATCGGCTAAGTCATAAGCATTATGAGTATATCTGGATGCTGGATAACGATGCCCGGATAAGGGATTCAACGCTTAAATCGCTTTTGGAAGTGATGAATTTAAACAGCGATATTGGCCTGGCAGGATCCAGGATCCAGGATATTGATGAGCCCTCGGTCATTGTTGAAACTGGTTCCAATTTTCGATGGGATACCATCGGTGTTATACCAGTTAATCGCAATTCCAAAAAAAATCCAACTGAAATCATTGATGTGGATTATGTAGCGGTATGTTCAGCACTTGTCAGAACCAGTGCCTTAAAAAAAGTGGGGGTAATGGATGAGCGAATGTTCCTATGCTGGGATGATATGGACTGGGGGCTTTGTTTTAAGCAAAAGGGTTATCGGGTTGTTTGCGTGACAGAATCCATTGTATATCACGGGTCTTTTACAGAAAGGGACAGAGGCGATGTTACCAATTACTATTACGGAATACGAAATGCCCTGCTGACATATTCAAAACATACGCCAAACCACGGGCGGATAAAAATTTTTTTAAGTAGCCTCAGGTTTTATTTGAAACTCTATTTTTTTTTTCGAGTCCACAAAAAAAAGGAGACGGCAGGTCTGATCCAACAGGCCATCTTCGATTTTTATCACTCCAACTGGGGCAGATTTAAATCTTCACAATCACACGGGCGGGATAGTCAGATAAATACATTACACACAAAAACAAACTCACCTGAAAAAATATTAATTTCATTGACAGGAGCAAGTCTTGAAAACAGCATGGAACTTTTACATGCGATTAAACAGGAATACCCTCAGTCTAAAATTCATATTTTGATCTCCAGTGACCGTAAAACGTATTTCGAATCCTATACAAAAATAATGATTAATAACCGGCTATCAAACAGAGTTGGATACCTTTTTCGTATGTTAAAAAAGCTTTACAAACTAAAATATGACATTGTAGTGACTACGATGCCAACTCCTTTTATATATGCCGCATCAATGGCCATCTTTTTCGATACACGAAAAAGAACCTTTTCAGTTCAAAAAACGGGATTTCTAAGGCTATATAAAATCATTCTGTCGCTTTTTATAGGAGAATTCTCAGCTTTACTGCTTCTGCCTTTTGTTCTTAAAAAAAGCAAACAATACAAAGAAGGCATAATCTGA
- a CDS encoding ABC transporter permease — protein MIRYKQTIIGVLWAVIQPFSMMLLFVFVFGIVLKVDTGDIPKPLFYFAGLIPWTFFSSSVSVSITSLTEHRDLITKIYFPRELIIFSRILVFMTDFFISMVLFFIFLFFYGKNLTSSALWAVPIVLLMLIFTAALSLILGMINVYYRDVKLASGFLLRLWFFATPVFYSIDQLHLKYKLILFLNPLTYLVENFRRVLIEGRGIVLWQFGIESVFILFLFWLSYTVFMKFERSFADVI, from the coding sequence TTGATCCGATATAAGCAGACCATCATCGGCGTGCTCTGGGCAGTGATTCAACCGTTCAGCATGATGCTTCTTTTTGTTTTTGTATTCGGTATCGTGCTGAAAGTCGATACCGGAGATATCCCCAAACCTCTTTTTTATTTTGCAGGACTGATTCCCTGGACTTTTTTTTCCTCTTCCGTCTCTGTCTCCATCACATCCCTTACCGAACACCGGGACCTGATCACGAAAATATATTTTCCAAGGGAATTGATCATCTTTTCGCGAATACTTGTATTTATGACAGATTTCTTCATCTCAATGGTTCTGTTTTTTATCTTTTTGTTTTTTTACGGGAAGAATTTAACATCCAGTGCCCTGTGGGCCGTTCCCATTGTTCTGCTGATGCTGATATTCACGGCAGCTTTAAGCCTGATACTGGGAATGATTAATGTGTATTACCGGGATGTGAAACTTGCTTCGGGATTTCTTCTTCGGCTATGGTTTTTCGCTACCCCGGTTTTTTATTCCATTGATCAACTGCACTTGAAATACAAATTGATTCTTTTTTTGAATCCTTTAACCTATCTTGTGGAAAATTTCAGGCGGGTGCTGATCGAAGGCAGAGGCATTGTTCTCTGGCAATTCGGAATAGAATCCGTTTTTATCCTATTTCTTTTTTGGCTGAGCTACACTGTATTTATGAAATTTGAAAGGTCCTTTGCCGATGTTATCTGA
- a CDS encoding ABC transporter ATP-binding protein produces MLSDTAISFDRVSKIYSKGSSAHGTLRDDILSLFNRRKKTSLKENEFYALKDLSFDIKKGQSIGLYGPNGSGKSTLLKLIANVISPSSGCVKVNGRIAPLIELGAGFHPDLTGIENIYMNGAILGMTIGEIKSKLERIVEYSGLAEFISTPVKKYSSGMKLRLGFSVAVHSEADIFLFDEVLAVGDEDFRIKSFYSIIDLLKKRKTLIVVSHNKDKLTQIAKRMIYIEKGKVV; encoded by the coding sequence ATGTTATCTGATACTGCCATCTCTTTTGACCGGGTCAGTAAAATCTATTCAAAGGGCTCAAGTGCTCACGGTACACTAAGAGACGACATCCTGTCTTTATTCAATCGTCGAAAAAAAACGTCTCTAAAAGAGAATGAATTTTATGCACTGAAAGACCTCTCCTTTGATATCAAAAAAGGACAAAGCATCGGCCTTTACGGCCCTAACGGTTCCGGTAAAAGCACCCTTTTAAAATTGATTGCCAATGTCATCTCTCCAAGCTCGGGCTGTGTTAAAGTGAATGGCCGCATCGCGCCTTTGATCGAGCTGGGAGCAGGGTTCCATCCCGATCTGACAGGAATAGAAAATATTTATATGAATGGGGCCATCTTGGGCATGACGATTGGTGAAATAAAATCAAAACTGGAAAGAATTGTTGAATACTCTGGATTGGCTGAGTTTATTTCAACGCCAGTGAAAAAATATTCTTCAGGGATGAAACTGAGGCTTGGGTTTTCTGTAGCCGTTCACAGTGAGGCTGATATTTTCTTGTTTGATGAAGTGCTGGCTGTGGGGGACGAGGACTTTAGAATAAAATCATTTTATTCGATCATAGATCTTCTAAAAAAAAGGAAAACCCTTATAGTCGTCTCTCATAATAAGGATAAATTAACCCAAATAGCAAAGCGAATGATTTATATAGAGAAGGGTAAAGTGGTATAA
- a CDS encoding prepilin-type N-terminal cleavage/methylation domain-containing protein, protein MTNWLRKQKNQKGFTLIELMIVIAIIGILAAIAIPQFSKYRAKSYNAASVSDAKNIKTELEGYYAEWDTYPL, encoded by the coding sequence ATGACCAACTGGCTAAGAAAACAAAAAAATCAAAAAGGTTTTACCTTGATTGAACTCATGATTGTTATTGCGATCATTGGTATCCTGGCTGCAATTGCCATCCCTCAGTTCTCAAAATACCGGGCAAAATCCTACAATGCCGCGTCTGTTTCTGATGCAAAGAATATCAAAACAGAACTTGAAGGGTACTATGCGGAGTGGGATACTTACCCGCTCTAA
- a CDS encoding UbiA prenyltransferase family protein: MKKPLRHEIIRLIRPYQWIKNLLLFSPIFFAGKVVGTTLLTVGAGVVIFCLVSSLGYLLNDWVDREKDVYHFSKKTRPFAAQTVSGRQGILIALTLFTVTCILISLYPPPLQFIVYLAFYTLLTCCYSLYVKNVMILEIFFVALGFVFRVLAGGAAGGVNISSWLFLTVFFIAMMISIAKRVNELKELGEETAVLHRNSQAGYSDNFLNSMLWACGSITLVVYALYAVEHGTLVLYSVIPATYGIFRFIYLTDLGRGSDPIRTLFNDRQLLLTTLIFICFLTIVIYY; the protein is encoded by the coding sequence ATGAAGAAACCACTCCGCCATGAAATTATTCGACTGATCCGTCCCTACCAGTGGATAAAAAACCTGCTGCTGTTTTCACCGATATTTTTTGCCGGAAAAGTGGTGGGAACAACTCTGCTGACTGTCGGTGCCGGTGTGGTAATATTCTGCCTGGTTTCCAGTCTGGGGTATCTGCTAAACGATTGGGTGGATAGAGAAAAGGATGTCTACCATTTCAGTAAAAAAACACGGCCCTTTGCGGCACAGACCGTCTCCGGAAGGCAGGGTATTCTCATTGCACTTACTCTGTTTACCGTTACCTGCATCCTGATAAGCCTTTATCCGCCCCCGCTTCAATTTATTGTTTATCTCGCCTTTTATACACTCCTGACCTGCTGCTATAGTTTATACGTTAAAAATGTCATGATCCTTGAAATCTTTTTCGTGGCTCTGGGTTTTGTTTTTCGTGTCCTGGCCGGCGGTGCTGCCGGTGGTGTGAACATTTCAAGCTGGCTGTTCCTGACGGTTTTTTTCATCGCCATGATGATCTCCATTGCAAAACGGGTGAATGAACTCAAGGAACTGGGGGAGGAAACTGCCGTTCTCCATAGAAACAGTCAGGCCGGCTATTCTGATAACTTCCTGAACAGTATGCTCTGGGCTTGTGGGAGCATCACGCTTGTGGTCTACGCCCTTTATGCCGTTGAACATGGTACGTTGGTCTTATATTCGGTTATTCCCGCAACCTACGGAATTTTCAGGTTCATCTATCTGACAGACCTTGGCCGCGGTTCAGACCCAATACGAACACTATTTAATGACAGGCAGTTGTTGTTGACCACATTAATCTTTATATGTTTTTTAACTATTGTCATATATTACTGA
- a CDS encoding glycosyltransferase, with protein MGKLLNILHIGWGFYPWRKGGLILYARDLMNEQLKSGHQVFYFCAGRKLPMIKKSFLYSWKTKNLQIYEIINSPISHRGDSGTLHPGLTIKEGFSEKFFKKVISKTRPDIIHIHELAGLPSSIIDIIKDQNDIPCLMTLADYFLLCPCLKLFDHFTKKNCTIQGQIGFVCSKCILAGPDYFRSDVFESASLLLTDIETRFDLSNNAVWLNFRSLCFKIYAYLRDRQPTKKQQTRLPGSDKRQEDKKFIENLQQRRTINIERLSKITRLVARSQRVKQIYETYLDVTEKVFVLNPYLKHIDKIIPKHMGTLIHKVKFVTLNGFISRQKGGKLLMDAVVTLNKQGYTDLFEMHSLGQIRQKYKDRLTLESNFFDHGHYDAETLNSLLEPMHVGIVPSVWEEVFGYVGLELLAKGLPVIANNKGGITDYLIHNVNGYLNVTCSLQELIHWMKNYINNRHEIVQHNKNILVSSNLNYANHYSQIMNIYSMVIKDSRKPYDII; from the coding sequence ATGGGCAAGCTACTTAATATTTTACATATAGGCTGGGGGTTTTATCCCTGGAGAAAAGGTGGACTAATTTTATATGCCAGGGATTTGATGAATGAGCAGCTAAAATCAGGACACCAGGTTTTTTATTTCTGCGCTGGACGAAAACTGCCAATGATCAAAAAAAGTTTTCTCTATTCTTGGAAAACCAAAAATTTACAAATTTATGAAATTATCAACTCTCCCATTTCTCACAGAGGAGATTCAGGAACGCTTCATCCTGGCCTGACTATCAAAGAAGGTTTTTCAGAAAAATTCTTTAAAAAAGTTATCTCAAAAACAAGGCCTGATATTATCCATATTCATGAACTTGCAGGGCTTCCGTCATCCATTATTGATATCATAAAGGATCAAAATGACATACCCTGTCTAATGACCCTGGCAGATTATTTTTTGTTATGTCCCTGCCTGAAACTTTTTGATCATTTTACTAAGAAAAATTGCACTATACAGGGACAAATAGGATTCGTTTGCTCAAAATGCATTCTGGCCGGACCGGATTATTTTAGGAGCGATGTATTTGAATCTGCAAGTCTATTGTTAACGGATATTGAAACTCGTTTCGATCTGTCAAACAATGCTGTATGGCTTAATTTTCGAAGTTTGTGTTTCAAAATTTATGCATATCTAAGGGATCGACAACCCACAAAAAAACAGCAAACAAGACTCCCTGGAAGTGATAAAAGACAGGAGGATAAAAAATTCATAGAAAATTTACAGCAAAGGCGAACTATAAATATCGAACGGCTTAGCAAAATAACCAGACTTGTTGCTCGTTCTCAGCGAGTCAAACAGATCTACGAGACGTACCTGGATGTTACGGAGAAGGTCTTTGTTCTTAACCCATATTTAAAACACATCGATAAAATCATCCCTAAACATATGGGAACTCTAATTCACAAGGTTAAATTTGTAACGCTGAACGGGTTTATATCCCGGCAGAAGGGTGGAAAACTGCTTATGGATGCCGTCGTTACTTTAAACAAACAGGGATATACTGATCTGTTCGAAATGCATTCCCTGGGGCAAATTCGCCAGAAGTATAAAGACAGACTAACCCTTGAATCCAATTTTTTTGATCATGGACACTACGATGCCGAGACTTTAAACAGTCTTTTGGAACCGATGCATGTAGGTATTGTCCCTTCAGTGTGGGAAGAAGTATTTGGCTATGTTGGTCTGGAACTACTTGCCAAAGGACTGCCAGTTATCGCGAATAACAAAGGTGGAATTACTGATTACCTCATCCATAATGTTAATGGATATTTAAATGTCACCTGTTCTCTTCAAGAGTTGATACACTGGATGAAAAATTATATTAATAATCGACATGAAATTGTTCAGCACAATAAGAATATCTTAGTTTCGTCTAATTTAAATTATGCAAATCATTATTCACAAATTATGAATATATATTCTATGGTTATTAAGGATTCCAGGAAACCTTATGACATCATCTAA